In Jeotgalibaca arthritidis, a single genomic region encodes these proteins:
- a CDS encoding glycosyl-4,4'-diaponeurosporenoate acyltransferase CrtO family protein — MLIELPILWIIILDFIAWFFFHMLISWLCLKIPDHWLHNNQTFFKSRSFERNGDLWQSLFHIKSWKKFLPDASFILKANYDKKELGQTNVENLEKFLIEINRAELTHWLAMLPALLFFIWNPLWAGFIMIAYAILANLPFILTQRYNRPRLQRLLQLKQQREAGK; from the coding sequence GTGTTGATTGAATTACCCATTCTTTGGATCATTATTCTTGATTTTATAGCGTGGTTTTTCTTTCACATGCTTATTTCTTGGCTGTGTCTAAAAATTCCAGATCATTGGTTACACAATAATCAGACTTTTTTCAAATCCCGCTCCTTCGAAAGGAACGGCGACTTGTGGCAAAGTCTTTTTCATATTAAGTCTTGGAAAAAATTTTTACCAGATGCTTCATTTATTTTAAAAGCTAACTATGATAAGAAAGAACTAGGCCAAACGAACGTTGAAAATCTTGAAAAATTTCTGATTGAAATAAACCGTGCTGAACTTACCCATTGGTTAGCCATGCTTCCTGCACTTTTATTTTTCATTTGGAATCCTTTGTGGGCGGGGTTTATCATGATTGCTTATGCTATTCTTGCTAACCTGCCATTTATTTTAACTCAGCGTTATAATCGACCCCGATTACAACGCCTACTCCAGCTTAAACAACAAAGAGAGGCTGGGAAATAA
- a CDS encoding DsbA family oxidoreductase, with product MQVEFFHDVICSFCFPMSYRMRKIANKYPNLTITHRSFALGWEKEQFIQMFGSHEAVKGEVLGHWEHANQNDDEHRFNIEGMKEKDFLFPTSKEGLKAAKAAGLIAGQSAYWNVFDALQEALFVHNQDISDKLVIEAAVKKSGVSFEQWKEQYEKEETEQAVIEDLQCVQAYGIQGAPAVVINQKYLISGAQPQEVIEQTIEKIAAEEGFQLSGLQMMSSDGDACRVVDDKWICD from the coding sequence ATGCAAGTAGAATTTTTCCACGATGTGATTTGTAGTTTCTGTTTTCCTATGTCTTATCGAATGCGAAAGATAGCTAATAAATATCCTAATTTAACTATTACTCACCGTTCATTTGCACTAGGGTGGGAGAAAGAGCAGTTTATTCAAATGTTTGGATCTCATGAAGCCGTAAAAGGAGAAGTCCTCGGTCATTGGGAACATGCTAATCAAAATGATGATGAACATCGCTTCAATATTGAGGGGATGAAAGAAAAAGATTTTCTATTTCCAACTTCAAAAGAGGGCCTAAAAGCAGCAAAGGCTGCAGGGCTTATAGCTGGACAGTCAGCTTATTGGAATGTCTTTGATGCGTTGCAAGAAGCCCTATTTGTTCATAACCAAGATATTTCTGATAAATTAGTTATTGAAGCAGCAGTTAAGAAGTCTGGTGTTTCTTTTGAACAATGGAAAGAGCAGTATGAAAAAGAAGAGACTGAGCAAGCTGTTATTGAAGATTTGCAATGTGTTCAAGCTTACGGTATTCAAGGTGCACCGGCAGTAGTTATCAATCAAAAGTATCTTATTAGCGGTGCTCAACCCCAAGAGGTTATTGAGCAAACGATTGAAAAAATTGCAGCAGAAGAAGGATTTCAATTAAGCGGCTTGCAGATGATGAGTTCAGATGGCGATGCTTGTCGAGTAGTCGATGATAAGTGGATATGTGATTAA
- a CDS encoding DNA alkylation repair protein, whose product MEHQIIFNKLQLLADPDQAISMSAYMRNLFPFLGISAKERKATYHSEFKQALKEKDVDFDFIQLCFNQLEREYHYAAVDYLLAIKSLLGPDHLPMLKQLIITKSWWDTVDGLDGVIGFLVKSFPELKKQMVEWSLDSNIWIRRVAIDHQLLFKEETDTELLALIIKNNLNQTEFFINKAIGWSLRDYSKTNPEWVSSFIEENKSELAPLSIREGSKYL is encoded by the coding sequence ATGGAGCATCAGATAATCTTCAATAAATTACAACTATTAGCTGATCCTGATCAAGCGATTTCTATGTCTGCCTATATGAGAAACCTATTTCCCTTTCTAGGCATTTCAGCCAAAGAAAGAAAAGCAACTTATCATAGTGAATTTAAACAAGCGCTTAAAGAAAAAGATGTTGATTTCGATTTTATTCAGCTGTGCTTTAATCAACTAGAACGTGAGTATCATTATGCTGCAGTTGACTATCTTTTGGCTATTAAAAGCTTGCTGGGACCTGACCACTTACCAATGCTCAAGCAACTTATTATTACTAAATCATGGTGGGATACCGTAGATGGACTTGATGGCGTTATTGGATTTTTAGTGAAATCATTCCCGGAATTAAAGAAACAGATGGTTGAATGGAGTCTAGACAGTAATATCTGGATTCGTCGAGTTGCTATTGACCACCAGCTACTTTTTAAAGAAGAGACTGATACTGAGTTGTTGGCGCTCATTATAAAAAACAATTTGAATCAAACAGAGTTCTTTATTAACAAAGCAATTGGGTGGAGCTTACGTGACTATAGTAAAACAAATCCAGAATGGGTCAGCAGCTTTATTGAAGAAAACAAAAGTGAATTAGCTCCTTTGAGTATTCGAGAAGGCAGTAAATACCTATAA
- a CDS encoding squalene/phytoene synthase family protein produces the protein MLDRFDMDVSPFFDQIEGQRHDLDFKEIMDMDDLKAYSYYVAGSVGLMLLPILANQDAITPNLRDSAVSLGIAMQLTNILRDVGEDYRDNHRVYLPSDSLAAHDVYLDIIMKKGPDQAFITMWEEIAQESEAAYDSFIAAIDQFDSDCQLAVLTSANVYRGILDSVRAQNYDCINRRNYVSELKVVQLVLESKKQLKKKK, from the coding sequence ATGCTTGACCGCTTTGATATGGATGTCTCACCTTTTTTTGATCAAATAGAAGGCCAACGTCACGATTTAGATTTTAAAGAAATTATGGATATGGATGATTTGAAAGCCTATAGTTACTATGTTGCAGGTTCTGTAGGCTTAATGTTACTTCCTATTCTAGCAAACCAAGACGCTATAACGCCAAATTTAAGGGATAGTGCCGTTTCTCTAGGCATTGCCATGCAGCTAACTAATATTTTGCGTGATGTAGGAGAAGACTACCGTGATAATCATCGGGTTTACTTGCCATCCGACAGTCTAGCGGCTCACGACGTTTATCTAGATATAATCATGAAAAAAGGACCTGATCAGGCGTTCATAACAATGTGGGAAGAAATAGCGCAAGAATCAGAAGCTGCCTACGATAGTTTCATAGCAGCTATCGACCAATTCGATTCAGATTGTCAATTAGCTGTGTTAACATCTGCCAATGTTTACCGCGGTATTTTGGATAGTGTTAGAGCACAAAACTACGATTGCATCAACCGCCGCAATTACGTGTCTGAACTTAAAGTGGTTCAACTTGTCTTAGAAAGTAAAAAACAACTTAAGAAAAAGAAGTAA
- the pyrR gene encoding bifunctional pyr operon transcriptional regulator/uracil phosphoribosyltransferase PyrR: MPKVIMNEMEMLRALTRLSYEIIERNKGIENLILVGIETRGVYLANRIAEKIATIEGPIEVTSLNIKAYRDDITEKTQPAVHEDSLAGKKVVLVDDVLFTGRSIRAAMDACVDRGRPLEISLAVLVDRGHRELPIRPDYIGKNIPTSKQERVRVQVTEADGQDAVIIE; encoded by the coding sequence ATGCCAAAAGTAATCATGAATGAAATGGAAATGTTGCGTGCACTAACCCGTTTATCCTACGAAATAATTGAACGTAACAAAGGAATTGAGAATCTTATTTTAGTCGGCATTGAAACACGCGGCGTTTATTTAGCTAATCGCATCGCTGAAAAAATTGCTACCATTGAAGGACCCATCGAAGTAACCAGCTTAAATATTAAAGCTTACCGCGATGACATTACAGAAAAAACACAGCCTGCTGTTCATGAAGATTCTTTGGCAGGTAAAAAAGTAGTCTTAGTGGATGACGTTCTCTTTACAGGGCGTTCTATTCGTGCGGCTATGGATGCCTGTGTTGATAGAGGTCGCCCTCTAGAAATCTCACTCGCTGTCCTTGTTGACCGCGGCCACCGCGAACTACCGATTCGTCCAGACTATATTGGAAAAAACATTCCAACTTCTAAACAAGAGCGCGTTCGCGTTCAAGTAACCGAAGCTGATGGCCAAGATGCCGTTATAATTGAATAA
- a CDS encoding aspartate carbamoyltransferase catalytic subunit gives MRNFFSVEQFTNDEIMHLLDRSLAFKTGKDAFKSDATIVNMFFENSTRTKHSFEMAEHKIGMKQFNFDVGSSSVAKGESLYDSVLTMQALGVDIAVIRHQDRHYMDQLVNLKIQIVNAGSGNGQHPSQSLLDIMTIYEEFGHFNGLKVAIIGDIVHSRVAMSNMTLLNQLGAHVIFAGPMDYFDTHFEKYGTLMSVDDAVKEADVVMMLRVQLERHQTDEQEQFSKEAYHDAYGLTRQRYRTMKDHAIIMHPAPVNRDVELDSELVECEKSRIVTQMSNGVYARIAILEWVLEGRYE, from the coding sequence ATGAGAAACTTTTTCTCAGTAGAGCAATTCACTAATGACGAAATCATGCACTTGTTGGACCGATCGCTTGCTTTTAAAACAGGCAAAGACGCGTTCAAAAGTGACGCGACAATCGTTAATATGTTCTTTGAAAATAGCACCCGCACCAAACACAGCTTTGAAATGGCGGAACATAAAATTGGGATGAAGCAATTTAACTTTGATGTGGGCAGTTCTTCTGTTGCAAAGGGAGAAAGTTTATACGACTCCGTTTTAACTATGCAAGCACTGGGCGTTGATATCGCTGTTATTCGCCATCAAGACCGCCATTATATGGATCAACTCGTCAATTTAAAGATTCAAATTGTTAATGCCGGCAGCGGTAATGGCCAGCATCCTTCCCAATCCTTATTAGATATTATGACCATCTATGAAGAGTTTGGTCACTTTAACGGATTAAAGGTTGCCATTATTGGTGACATCGTCCATTCCCGTGTCGCCATGAGTAATATGACCTTGCTCAATCAACTGGGTGCCCACGTTATTTTCGCAGGACCGATGGATTATTTCGACACCCACTTTGAAAAATACGGTACCTTAATGTCGGTAGATGATGCTGTTAAGGAAGCCGATGTGGTAATGATGTTACGTGTGCAACTAGAACGCCATCAAACAGACGAACAAGAACAGTTTTCGAAAGAAGCTTACCATGACGCATACGGCTTAACCCGCCAGCGTTACCGTACTATGAAAGACCACGCCATTATTATGCACCCTGCACCCGTTAACCGGGATGTGGAGTTAGACAGTGAATTGGTTGAATGCGAAAAAAGTCGCATAGTCACACAAATGAGTAACGGCGTTTACGCCAGAATAGCCATCTTAGAATGGGTCTTGGAGGGACGATACGAATGA
- the msrA gene encoding peptide-methionine (S)-S-oxide reductase MsrA, protein MSEKKLEKATFAGGCFWCMVKPFDTLPGIESVISGYTAGHVENPTYEQVCTGTTGHTEAVQITFDPEVFPYKDLVEVYWQQTDPTDPNGQFVDKGTSYRPAIFYHSEEQREIAEASKQALAESGRFKKPIITPIEPAHPFYEAEEYHQDFYKKSTAHYERYRQASGRDAHINSHW, encoded by the coding sequence ATTCGCAGGTGGCTGTTTTTGGTGTATGGTAAAGCCATTTGATACATTACCAGGAATTGAGTCAGTTATTTCAGGCTATACAGCTGGACACGTTGAAAATCCAACTTACGAACAAGTATGCACGGGAACTACAGGACATACAGAAGCTGTTCAAATTACATTTGACCCAGAAGTCTTTCCTTATAAAGACCTTGTTGAAGTTTATTGGCAACAAACAGACCCAACAGATCCAAATGGCCAGTTCGTTGATAAGGGGACTTCGTATCGTCCTGCTATTTTCTACCATTCAGAAGAACAACGTGAAATAGCAGAAGCTTCAAAACAAGCACTCGCTGAGAGTGGTCGCTTCAAAAAGCCAATCATTACACCGATTGAGCCGGCACATCCATTTTATGAAGCAGAAGAGTACCATCAAGACTTCTATAAAAAATCAACAGCACATTACGAGCGCTACCGTCAGGCTTCAGGTAGAGACGCTCATATCAATAGTCATTGGTAA
- a CDS encoding dihydroorotate dehydrogenase has translation MNRLSVSLPGIELRNPIMPASGCFGFGEEYAKFYDFSKLGAIMAKSATLNERVGNALPRVAETPNGMLNAIGLKNPGLDVILAEKYPFLAKYDVPIIANVAGSTEEEYVAVCSRISEAPNVKAIELNTSCPNVKEGGVAFGTDPEVAARLTRICKAATDLPLYVKLSPNVTDIVAIAKAVEAAGADAITMINTFTGMAIDVKTRKPVLGNITGGLSGPGIKPIALRMIYQVSRAVDIPIIGMGGVASVDDALEMLMAGATAVAVGTANFVDPYICPKIIDGLESRMDELGIDSIQSLIEEVKANRFE, from the coding sequence ATGAACCGATTAAGTGTGAGTTTGCCAGGAATTGAATTAAGAAATCCAATTATGCCAGCATCAGGTTGCTTTGGCTTTGGAGAAGAATATGCGAAGTTTTATGATTTTTCAAAGCTAGGTGCCATTATGGCTAAAAGTGCGACACTTAACGAACGCGTTGGAAATGCGCTACCGCGTGTCGCTGAAACACCAAATGGCATGCTGAATGCCATTGGTCTTAAAAACCCCGGTCTGGATGTCATTCTTGCAGAAAAATACCCCTTTTTAGCTAAATACGATGTGCCGATTATCGCTAACGTAGCAGGGTCAACTGAAGAAGAGTACGTGGCAGTCTGCAGCCGTATTTCAGAAGCTCCCAATGTAAAGGCCATTGAATTAAATACTTCTTGCCCTAACGTAAAAGAAGGTGGCGTTGCTTTTGGGACAGATCCTGAAGTTGCTGCACGTCTCACTCGCATTTGTAAGGCAGCTACTGATTTGCCTTTATATGTTAAACTAAGCCCAAATGTAACGGATATTGTCGCTATCGCCAAAGCTGTTGAAGCAGCTGGCGCTGATGCCATTACCATGATCAATACCTTTACAGGTATGGCCATTGATGTGAAAACAAGAAAACCAGTTTTAGGTAATATTACAGGCGGTCTGTCAGGCCCTGGTATTAAACCTATTGCCCTACGGATGATTTACCAAGTTTCACGCGCGGTTGATATTCCCATTATTGGTATGGGCGGCGTTGCATCTGTCGATGATGCCTTAGAAATGTTGATGGCTGGTGCTACAGCAGTCGCTGTTGGAACAGCAAACTTTGTTGATCCTTATATTTGTCCAAAAATTATTGATGGCTTAGAGAGTCGTATGGACGAACTCGGTATCGATTCCATCCAATCGCTGATTGAAGAAGTAAAAGCAAATCGCTTTGAATAG
- a CDS encoding glutathione peroxidase, translated as MGIYDISVTAENGESYQLDRYKGKTMLIVNTATKCGLATQFDELQALYEKYSEQDFVVLGFPSNQFKQEVSSANEAAEACRLTYGVSFPMHDIVTINGKGAHPLFKLLTEETKGILGSAIKWNFTKFLVDKNGTIVKRFGPKDRPASFEKEIEAYL; from the coding sequence ATGGGAATTTATGATATTTCAGTTACTGCAGAAAATGGCGAAAGCTATCAATTAGACCGCTACAAAGGAAAAACAATGCTAATCGTAAATACCGCAACGAAATGCGGCTTGGCAACGCAATTCGATGAATTACAAGCCTTATATGAAAAATATAGTGAACAAGATTTTGTCGTATTGGGCTTTCCATCAAATCAATTCAAGCAAGAAGTTAGCTCTGCCAACGAAGCTGCCGAGGCTTGCCGCTTAACGTATGGGGTATCATTCCCTATGCACGATATTGTGACGATTAACGGTAAAGGTGCCCATCCGTTATTTAAATTACTAACAGAAGAAACAAAAGGAATCCTAGGCAGTGCGATTAAATGGAATTTTACCAAATTTCTAGTCGATAAAAACGGCACTATCGTTAAACGCTTCGGACCAAAAGACAGACCAGCATCATTTGAAAAAGAAATTGAAGCCTATTTATAG
- a CDS encoding GNAT family N-acetyltransferase, which produces MENEFIKVGNGYQKQDENGKMIAEITFVPTGEDKVIADHTFVDPSLRGQGMAEKLLDYLADEMRKEGKKIIPLCPYVVKQFERQPDKYGDVAVQKD; this is translated from the coding sequence ATGGAAAACGAATTTATCAAAGTTGGAAATGGTTACCAAAAACAAGATGAGAATGGAAAGATGATTGCGGAAATTACCTTTGTACCAACAGGAGAAGATAAAGTGATTGCAGACCATACGTTTGTAGATCCATCTTTGCGTGGACAAGGAATGGCAGAAAAACTACTGGATTATTTAGCGGATGAAATGAGAAAAGAAGGTAAGAAAATTATTCCCTTATGTCCTTATGTCGTAAAACAATTTGAACGTCAACCGGATAAGTATGGCGATGTGGCTGTTCAAAAGGACTAA
- a CDS encoding dihydroorotase translates to MTTILKNGKRITAGNTLETIDIAIENGVITAIGTDLSGENEIDLAGGLITPGLVDVHVHFREPGFTDKETIATGSRAAARGGYTTVCAMPNTNPVPDTKERYNEIEALIAKDAVINVHHYAPITKGLKSDELVDMAAINAFAYTNDGVGVQTAGVMYQAMKEAARLNKPIVAHTEDDSLLYGGVMHEGIKNKELGLPGIMGIVESSQIARDILIAKETGVHYHVCHVSSKESVEAIRHGKQQGVKVTAEVSPHHLILNEMAIPEDDATYKMNPPLRGEADQEALIAALLDGTIDFIATDHAPHTEAEKANGFVGSPFGIVGIETAFALLYTHFVKTGQFTLEFLVERMSTLPADVFQLTTSDLTVGSVADLAVFDLETAYTIDKADYLSKSSNTPFNGETVYGMCQLTLHQGTIVWNAHK, encoded by the coding sequence ATGACAACAATCTTAAAAAATGGAAAACGCATCACAGCTGGAAATACTCTTGAAACAATCGATATCGCGATCGAAAATGGTGTCATTACGGCGATTGGAACAGACTTAAGTGGTGAAAATGAAATTGACTTAGCAGGCGGCTTAATTACGCCTGGCTTGGTAGATGTCCATGTTCACTTTAGAGAGCCTGGCTTCACCGATAAAGAGACTATCGCAACTGGCTCACGTGCTGCTGCAAGAGGTGGTTATACAACCGTTTGTGCCATGCCTAACACTAATCCCGTTCCTGATACAAAAGAACGCTATAACGAAATAGAAGCTTTAATTGCTAAAGATGCAGTTATTAATGTCCATCACTATGCACCGATTACTAAGGGATTGAAGTCAGATGAATTAGTTGATATGGCTGCTATCAATGCCTTTGCCTATACCAATGACGGTGTTGGCGTTCAAACAGCTGGTGTGATGTACCAAGCGATGAAAGAAGCTGCTCGTCTAAATAAACCGATTGTCGCTCATACAGAAGATGATAGTTTACTTTACGGTGGCGTGATGCATGAAGGCATTAAAAATAAAGAACTCGGTCTGCCGGGAATTATGGGCATCGTTGAAAGTTCGCAAATTGCTCGCGATATTTTAATCGCTAAGGAAACTGGCGTCCACTACCATGTTTGTCATGTTTCTTCCAAAGAATCGGTTGAAGCCATTCGCCACGGTAAACAACAAGGAGTAAAGGTCACTGCCGAAGTGTCGCCACACCATTTGATTTTAAATGAAATGGCCATTCCTGAAGATGATGCTACTTATAAAATGAACCCACCGCTTAGAGGAGAAGCTGATCAAGAGGCTTTAATCGCAGCTTTACTAGATGGCACTATTGATTTTATCGCAACAGATCATGCGCCTCATACAGAAGCAGAAAAGGCAAATGGCTTTGTCGGCTCGCCCTTCGGTATTGTAGGGATTGAAACAGCCTTTGCTTTACTGTATACGCATTTTGTAAAAACCGGTCAATTTACGTTAGAGTTTTTAGTAGAACGGATGTCAACTCTACCAGCAGATGTCTTCCAACTAACGACAAGTGATTTAACAGTTGGCAGTGTGGCTGACTTAGCTGTCTTTGATTTAGAAACTGCTTATACGATTGATAAAGCTGACTATTTATCAAAATCATCCAACACACCATTCAATGGCGAAACGGTTTATGGCATGTGTCAATTAACCCTTCACCAAGGAACAATCGTTTGGAACGCCCATAAATAA
- a CDS encoding aldo/keto reductase codes for MKTIHIGDSSLRASQLSLGLMRMSHLSDKEAEGVIQAALSVGINYFDHADIYGAGESESIFGRAYRNLSIKREDILIQSKAGIVPGKMYDFSKKHLIQSVEESLRRLQTDYLDTFLLHRPDTLFEPEEVAEVFNQLEKSGKVRYFGVSNQTPMQIELLKTAVKQPLIINQLQMSVTHHPMIDAGFNMNRVNERSIVRDSSILEYSRIHQMTIQPWSPFQAGNNKQGVLFNHPDYQELSETLKNYAKEKEVSQEAIAIAWLLRHPAKMQPIIGSMNPERIKSASQATDIELSREEWYELYRIGGFPIP; via the coding sequence ATGAAAACAATTCATATAGGAGATAGTTCATTGAGAGCTTCTCAACTATCCTTAGGCTTAATGCGTATGAGTCATTTAAGTGACAAGGAGGCAGAAGGAGTTATCCAAGCAGCTCTATCAGTAGGGATTAACTATTTTGATCATGCCGATATTTATGGAGCTGGCGAATCAGAGAGTATTTTTGGGAGAGCCTATCGTAATCTATCTATTAAGCGCGAAGATATTTTGATTCAGTCAAAGGCAGGGATTGTTCCTGGGAAAATGTATGATTTTTCCAAAAAACATCTTATCCAATCGGTTGAAGAAAGCTTAAGAAGATTGCAGACCGATTATTTAGATACATTTTTATTGCATCGACCAGATACGCTTTTTGAACCGGAAGAAGTAGCTGAAGTTTTTAATCAATTAGAAAAGAGTGGGAAAGTACGTTATTTCGGTGTTAGTAATCAGACGCCTATGCAGATTGAATTATTGAAAACAGCTGTTAAACAACCTTTGATCATTAACCAACTACAAATGAGCGTGACCCATCACCCTATGATTGATGCTGGCTTCAATATGAATCGTGTCAATGAACGTTCAATTGTAAGGGACAGCTCGATATTAGAATATAGTCGTATTCATCAGATGACGATCCAACCGTGGTCACCATTCCAAGCTGGGAATAACAAGCAAGGCGTTTTATTTAACCACCCTGACTATCAGGAATTAAGTGAAACTTTGAAGAACTATGCGAAAGAAAAAGAAGTTAGTCAAGAAGCGATTGCGATTGCTTGGCTACTCAGACATCCTGCTAAGATGCAACCGATTATTGGTAGTATGAACCCAGAGCGTATTAAATCTGCTAGTCAAGCAACTGATATAGAATTAAGCCGAGAAGAGTGGTATGAATTATACCGTATAGGGGGATTCCCAATTCCTTAA
- a CDS encoding dihydroorotate dehydrogenase electron transfer subunit, whose amino-acid sequence MQVELMTVLSNKEIAHNIYEMILSGQMVNEMTRSGQFLHLRMKDPNLLLRRPISIASINEDSCTLLYRVVGKGTEDMSSYQVGDQVDILGPLGNGFHIDFLQAGDQVSVIGGGIGVAPLYELGKELLAKGVKTTFILGFANKDDIYYEEAFRQLGEVILCTDDGSAGLKGHVGVALDQVQPQAVFACGPTPLLRLVQSTFDQLEHVYLSLEERMACGIGACYGCDTKRKDKRVCTDGPVFQREEVSL is encoded by the coding sequence ATGCAAGTTGAATTAATGACCGTTCTTTCCAATAAAGAGATTGCCCATAACATCTATGAAATGATTCTCAGCGGACAAATGGTAAACGAAATGACGAGAAGCGGTCAATTTCTCCATTTACGCATGAAAGACCCTAACTTATTATTGAGACGACCAATTTCAATTGCGTCTATTAATGAAGACAGCTGTACTCTCCTTTACCGTGTTGTTGGAAAAGGAACGGAAGATATGAGCTCTTATCAAGTTGGCGACCAAGTTGATATACTTGGCCCACTCGGCAATGGCTTTCATATTGATTTTTTACAAGCTGGTGACCAAGTAAGCGTCATTGGTGGCGGTATTGGCGTAGCTCCCCTTTACGAACTCGGAAAAGAATTGCTCGCTAAAGGTGTGAAGACAACCTTTATTCTAGGCTTTGCTAATAAGGATGATATTTATTATGAAGAAGCCTTTCGTCAGCTAGGAGAAGTGATTTTGTGTACGGATGATGGGTCTGCTGGCTTAAAAGGTCACGTCGGTGTTGCCCTTGATCAGGTTCAACCACAAGCTGTCTTTGCATGTGGTCCAACCCCACTCCTTCGCCTAGTCCAATCAACCTTTGATCAGCTAGAACATGTTTATTTATCATTAGAAGAACGAATGGCTTGTGGCATCGGTGCTTGCTACGGCTGCGATACCAAACGAAAAGATAAGCGCGTCTGCACAGATGGACCCGTATTTCAGAGAGAAGAGGTAAGTTTATGA